The following DNA comes from Leifsonia sp. 1010.
CAGCATCCGTCCAGCCTATCCGCCGGGCGGCGCGTCCAGCCAGAGCACCGGCAGACCGAGCCGGTGCACGTCGTCCGGCGTCGAGGTGAAGGATGCGCCGGTCGCCGCCACCGCGTCCACGGCGAGCACCGCATCCACCGCCCGGACCCAGGTGCTCGTGTCGCCGAACGTGCGCGAGACGTCGACGGCGACCCAGACCTGATCGGGGGCGATGCCGGCCAGGTCGGCGGCGAGCGCGGGCACGGCGGCGGGCCCGGCGAGCGGGAACGCGGCCACCACGGGGATGTCGCGGCGCACGCCGTCCGCGCGGGCGGCGAGGGCGTCGCGGCGATCGGCGACGTGCTGCACCTCGGCGCCCGCGTCGGCGGAGGCGGCGAGGACGCGCGCGGCGGCCTGCGCGTCCGCACCGAGCCCCACGACGAGGGTGAGGTCGCCGCGGCCGCGCAGCCGCGCCGGAGGCGGCCCGGCGGGCACCACGCCCTCCACGCCCTCGACGCCGTCGAAGTGCACGTCGTGGCTGCTATTCGAGCCGTTTTCTCGCCACAACGTGCCCTTCGGCTCAGAGGTGGGCGGGGTGGGAGGGGCGGGCGGGGTGGGCGGGACAGGCGGCGGAGCGAGGTCGGGCGCGTCGACGGCTCGGACGAGGTCGTCGAGGACCGCCTGGAACGCGAGCGACGACGTCGAGACGGCGGGGAGAACCTCCTCGTCGCCGCCGACCCACTCAGGCCGCGATCGACTCCGCACCGCGGACCACCCCCACCGTCTCGATCGCCGCCTGCACGGCGGTCACCTCCTGGTAGGAGAGCACCGCGAGTCCCGCGATCTGGCCGGCGACGAGCCGTCGGATGGCCGGGCGCAGCGCGGGGGCGCAGACCAGGACCGCCGAGACGCCCGAGTCGTCGAGGCGGGCCGCGGTGTCGCGCACGGACGCGAGCACCGCCTCCAGCCGCACAGGGTCGAGCACGATCTGGGTGCCGCCCTCCGACGGACGCAGGCCCTCGAGCATCGACTGCTCGAGCCCGGGGTCGATCATGATGACCCGCAGCGTCCCCTCGTCGAGGTGGGGGGCGACGACGGCCGGTCCGAGGGCGGCGCGGGCGGCCTCCACCAGACCCTCCGGGTCGTTCGACACCTTCGCGCGCAGGGTCAGCGCCTCCAGGATGCGCGGCAGGTCGTTGATCGGCACCTGTTCGGCGAGCAGCCCCTGCAGCACGCGCTGCACTTCCGCCAGGGAGAGAAGAGCAGGGATGAGCTCCTCCACCGCGGGCGGGTTCACCTGCTTGACGCCCTCGGTGAGGAGGCGCACATCCTCTCGGGTGAGAAGGCGAGCCGCGTTCGCCGTGATGATCGACGACAGGTGCGTGATGAGCACGGAGACGCGGTCGATGACCGTGGCACCGCCCAGTTCGGCGCTGTGTCGCATCTCGGAGGGGATCCACTTCGCCGGGAGTCCGAACACCGGCTCGACGGTCGGCGTGCCCGGCAGGTTGTCGAGGGCGTCGCCGAGGGCGAGCACCCGGCCGGAGGGCGCCTGTCCGCGGCCGGCTTCCACCCCGGCGATCTTGATGACGTAGGTCGACGGCGGCAGCTCCGCGCTGTCGCGGGTGCGGACCGGCGGGACGATCACGCCCAGTTCGAGCGCGATCTTGCGCCGCAGGGCCCGCACCCGGGCGAGCAGGTCGTCGGAGGCGCCGCTGACGATGTCGACGAGGTCGGGGGCGAGCGTGATCTCGAGCGCGTGGACGCGCATCTGCTCGATCAGGTCTTCGGTCGTCTCCGACTTGGTCGCCGTGGCGACGGCGTTCTGCGCCGCCTGCGCCTTCTTCGCCGCCGCCTGCGCGGTCTTGATGCGCTGCGACGCGAGGATGAGGAACGCGCCGACGAGCACGAACGGGATGGGCGGCATCCCGGGGATGAGCGCCATCACGATCGCGGCGCATCCCGCGATCATCAGGGCGTTGCGCGACTGGCTGAGCTGGTTGCTCGCCGTCGTGCCCATCTCGGATTCGGCGTTCGACCGGGTCACGATCATGCCCGTCGACACGGCCATGAGCAGCGCGGGGATCTGCGACACGAGACCGTCGCCGATGGTCAGCAGCGTGTACGAGTTGACCGCGTCGCCGAGCTGCATGCCGCGCTGGATCATGCCGATCGCGATACCGCCGACGACGTTGATGACGATGATGAGGATGCCCGCGATCGCATCGCCCTTGACGAACTTCGAGGCGCCGTCCATCGCGCCGTAGAAGTCCGCCTCGGCCGAAACCTCCGCGCGCCGCGCCCGCGCCTGCTCCTCGGTGATGAGCCCGGCGTTGAGGTCGGCGTCGATCGCCATCTGCTTGCCCGGCATGGCGTCGAGGGTGAAGCGGGCGCCCACCTCCGCCACGCGCTCCGCGCCTTTGGTGACGACGATGAACTGGATGACCACCAGGATGAGGAACACCACGGCGCCGATGATGATCGAGCCGCCGACCGCCACGTGCCCGAACGCCTGGATGACCTGCCCGGCGAACCCGTCGCCCAGCACCAGGCGCGTGGAGGCGACGTTGAGCCCGAGCCGGAACAGGGTCGCGACGAGCAGCAGCGACGGGAAGACGGAGAAGTCGAGCGGCTTCTTGACGAACATCGTCGTGAGCAGGATGACCAGCGCCAGCATGATGTTGACGATGATGAGCATGTCGAGGATCCACGACGGCACCGGGACGACGAGCAGCATGATGATGCCGACCACCCCGATCGGCACGGCGACCTTGGCGGCGAGACCCTTGTTCGGTTTCACGACATCCCTCCCTGGAGCTGCGGTCGCATCGTGTGGAGTCCGGCCGCGGAACCGCGCTGCTTGAGCGACATGACGAAGGCGAGCACCCGCGCGACCGCGTTGTAGAGCTCGACGGGGATCTCGTCCCCGACCTCGCAGCCGGCGTGCAGCGCGCGGGCAAGCGGGATGTCCTTGACGATCGGCACGCGCTCCTCCTCCGCCTTCTCGCGGATGCGCAGGGCGATCGCGCCCGCGCCCTTCGCGACGACCCGCGGGGCCGACTTGCCCGGTTCGTACTTCACCGCCACGGCGATGTGCGTCGGGTTGACGAGCACCACATCCGACCCGCCGATCGCCGCGATCATGCGGTTGCGGCTCATCGCCAGCTGCCGGGAGCGGCGGTGCGAGCGCACCAGCGGGTCGCCCTCGGTGTTCTTGTTCTCGTCGCGCACCTCCTGCTTGCTCATGCGCGTGTGCTTGCGGTTGCGGCGCATGACCACGAGCACGTCGAGTCCTGCCAGCACGAGACCCGCGCCGACCGCCGCCTGCAGCAGCCCGGCCGTTCCGCCGGAAGCGGCCGAGAGCAGGGAGGCGAGCGGCATCGAACCGGAGGTGAGCAGCACCGGCATCAGCCCCTGGACGACCAGGAACAGCCCGATCGCGACAACCGCCGACTTCAGCAAGGTCTTGGCGCCCTCCCAGAGGGCGCGCATCCCGAACACCCGGCCGATGCCCTGGACCACGTTGAACTGCTCGTACTTGCCCTCGAGCTTCTTGAAGTGGATGCCGCCCTGCACGGCCGCGGCGCCCACCACGGCGAGCGCGCCCACCGCCAGCAGCGGTCCGATCGTCGCCATGATGCTGCCGAGCCCGTCGCCGAGCGCGGCGACCGCCTTCGCCGGGTCGGGGCTCTCGATCACCGAGCGGATCGAGAACAGCTGCTCGATCGCGGCGGTGCTGCCGGCCTGAAGCGTGAACGGCAGCATGACGGCGGCGGCTCCGACGCCGACCCAGGCCGTCAGGTCGGTCGACTTCGAGAGGCGGCCCTTGGAGCGCGCCTCCTTCATCCGCTTCTCGGTCGCCTGCTCGGTGCGTTCCTGCGCGTCGCTCATCGGCCCACCCCCAGCATGGTCTTGACGGCAGTGTCGGTGAGGCCGGAGACGACGCCCGGAAGCGCGACGAAGACGATGGCCGCGAGCACGACGGTGAGCATGATCTTCAGCGGGAAGCCGAGCGAGAACGCGTTCAGCGCGGGGGCGACCCGGGTGAGGAGGCCCAGGCCCACGTCGGCGAGGAACAGCACCACGATCAGCGGCCCGGCGATCTGCAGTGCCGCGAGGAACATCTGGGTCAGCCCGTCGACCATCTGCTTCGCCGGGTCGGCCATGCTGAGGCCCGCGGCGAGCGGGACGGCGTCGAACGTGCGGATGAGCCCGCCGATGATCAGCTGGTAGCCGCCCGACGCGAACAGCAGCGCGAGGGCGGTGAGCTGGAACATCCGCGTGAACTGCGCGCCGTTGATCATCGACTGCGGATCGAACGCCTGCGCCAGCTGGAAGCCGCCGAACAGGTCGATCAGGCTGCCCGCCGACTGGATCGCCGCGAACACCACGAAGACCAGGAACCCGAGCGTCGCCCCCACAGCGAGCTCGCGCACCATGTCGAGCAGGAAGGCTCCGGTGTCGGCCGACCGGTAGCCGGCGCCCACGCGCGGAGCGACGGCGACGGCGAGCCCGATGGCGAGCATCCCCTTCACCTGCGCGGGGAAGCCGTTGTACGAGAACGGCGGCGCGATCACCAGGAAGGCGACCATGCGGAGGGAGGCCAGCGCGATCGCCTCGATCGCGGCCAGGTCGATGGGGATGGACATCAGCCACCGCCCAGCAGCTGCGGGATCTTGTCGAAGAGGACGTGGGTGAAGGAGACCAGCTCGGCGATCATCCACTGCCCGCAGATGATCAGCGCGATGGCCACGGCGGCCGCCTTCGGCACGAACGAGAGGGTGACCTCCTGGATCTGCGTGATCGACTGCACCAGCGAGATCGCGAAGCCGACGACCAGCGCGGTGACCACGATCGGCGCGGCCAGCTTCGCGGTCACCATGAGGCCCTGCATGGCGATGTCGAGGACGGCGTTCGGGTTCATCCGCCACCACCCCCGTAACTCGTGATCAGGCTCGTGATGATGAGTCCCCAGCCGTCGACCAGCACGAACAGCAGGATCTTGAACGGCAGCGAGATCATCACCGGCGGGAGCATCATCATGCCCATCGACATGAGCGCCGCCGAGACCACCATGTCGATCACCAGGAACGGCACGAAGATGACGAAGCCGATGATGAACGCGGCACGCAGCTCGGAGATCATGAACGCAGGGATGAGCGTCAGCAGTGGCACCGCGCTCACGCTGTCCGGGTTGGGGCGGCCTGCGGCACGGGTCATCAGCGCGATGTCCTCCTCGCGGGTGTGCGCTGCCATGAACCCGCGCAGCGGCGCCTCCGCCGCGTGGGCGGCCGCCGTGAAGTCGATGTGCCCCGCGAGATAGGGCTGCACGGCGGTGTTGTTGATGTCGACGAGTACTGGGCTCATGATGAACAGGCTGAGGAACAGCGACAGCCCCGCGAGCACCTGGTTCGGCGGGATGGACGGGAGCGCGAGCGCGTTCCGCGTGATCGCGAGCACCACGAAGATCTTCGTGAACGACGACATCATCAGCAGCAGCGCGGGCGCCACCGACAGCACGGTGATGCCGAGCAGAGTCAGGATGGCGGCGCTCGGCGTGCCGTTCGGGCCGTTGATGTCGAGGGTGATGCCGCCGGAACCGCCCGTGGGTCCGGCCGGCCCGGACGGGGTCGGGACGGGCGTGGGCACGGCGTGCGCGGCGGTGGCGCTGAGGAGGACGATGGCCGCGACGATCAGTGCGACCAGGACGCCGGCTACCGCGAGGCGGGGCATGCGGGCGCGCGCTGTGCGCGCCGTGACCTCCGGCGCCGTCACTTCTTGGGGCGCACCGCCGAACTCGCCTGACGCCACGTTGCCGGGGACAGGATCGAGCCTTTGAGTGCCTCGTCGAAGAGCGAGGCGCGTCCCTGCGCCGTGAGGAAGTCGGCATCCTGCCTGGTGGTCGTCGTGGTGCTGGTGCTGCTGGTGGTGCCTGTGGTGCCTGTGCTCGCCGGCGCGTCGGTGGTGCCGGTCCTGGCCTCCACCTCGCGCACGGGCTTGAGCGGGGTGACGTCCGCATCCTGCGGGCGGTCACCGGAATGGAGGACGCTGACCTGGCGCTCGGTGACGCCGAGGACGAACCGGCTGCCGTCGACATCCACGACGACGACCGACGCCTTCTGGCCGATGCCCTGACGTCCGACGACGGTCACCGCGTTGCCGCGACGGCCGCGTGCCGAGGTGCGCCCCTTCGTCACCCGTCGCTGCACGAACCACAGCAGCGCGACGATGACGCCGAGCACCACCGCGACGCGCAACGCAACGAACAGGGTCTCCACGCTGCGCACTATCGGCCGCCGGGTCCGTGCCGTTAGGGGTTCGCCGAGGTGCGCGTCGTGGTCGCTATTCGCGCCGAATACCTGCCACGACGTGCACTTCGGCGCTGCGTGGGAGGGTGGAGGAGTGGAGATAGAGATGGCGAGCGTTGGGGGCGGGACCGTGCAGCTGCACGATGCCCGGCGCAAGCGGCGCTGGTCCGTGGAGCTGGAGCCGTTCGAGATCGGCGTGTTCGCGGTGACCGAGGAGCAGGTCGCCGAGCTGATCGGCGAGCCGGCCCCGCATCCCCGCCGTCCGGCGACCGGGATCAGCTGGCTGCGGGCTGTGCGCATCTGCAACGCGGCCTCGGAGTGGGAGGGACTCGACCCCGCGTACACCTTCGACGGCGAGGACGTGACCTGGCACGTGGATGCGGACGGCTACCGTCTGCCCACTGAGGCCGAGTGGGAGCACGCGTGCCGCGCCGGATCGACGACTCCGCATTACGGGCCACTGGCGGAGATCGCCTGGACGAGCGCCGACGGCCTGACCGCTCCGGCGGACGTCGGGCTGCGGCTGCCCAACCTCAACGGGCTCTTCGACACCCTCGGCAATGTGTGGGAGTGGTGCTGGGACTTCTTGGACCCGGGCCGGTACCGCGACTACCGGGTGTTCCGCGGCGGCGGGTTCGCGGACGACGCGTGGAACGTGCGGGCGTCCGTCCGGCGCGGCGGCCCGCCGCGCACGCAGCATGAGGACGTCGGCTTCCGCCTGGCCCGTGGCGGGTTCGACGCCGAAGGCGCGGCGCAGGGCTGGTCGGCGGCGGCGGATGCGGAGCGCGCCGGACTGGGCGGCGCACTGCCGCCGGGGTGGACGCCGCTGCGGTGAGGGACGGCGGGAGTCAGCCCGGACGGTTCACCGGCGAGTCCGGGCTCCCTGTCGCCAACGCGGTCACGGCGTTCTGCGCCTGGATGCGGACGTACTCGATCTCGGTGCGCCGCGAGAAGTAGGCGATGTGCGGTGTCAGCACGACGTCATCCCTCCCGACGAGCGGATGCTGCGGGCCCGGCGGCTCCTGGTCCAGCACGTCGAGCGCCGCGCCGGCCAGCCGCCCGGAGTCCAGCGCAGCGACCAGGGCGGCGTTGTCGATGAGACCGCCCCGCGACACATTCAGCAGCAGGGAGCCGGGGGGCATGTCGTCGAGGAAGGCGGCATCCACCATCCGCTCGGTCCCCGGGGTGAGCGGGACGTGCAGCGAGAGCGCGTGCGAACGGCGGCGGACCTCGTCGAGCGACGCGCGCTCGATCCCCAGCGCGCTGAGGTCGGCGGCGGTGGATGCGGTGTCCGGCAGCATCGGGTCGTAGCCGAGCACGCGCCCGAACAGCGGACCGGCAACACGGGCGAACTCGCGACCGATCCGGCCCAGGCCGACGATGCCGAGCGTCAGCTCGCTGAGCCGCGGCGGCGCCGGGACGGCACGATCGTTCCACCGCTCCGGCGTCGCGGACGCCGTGTAGAACCGGAGCTGCCGCGCACTGGCCAGCAGCAGGGCGAGCGCGTGGGTCGCCACCTCCTCCGTCGCGGCGCCCGGCACGTTCGTCACCCAGACCCCGTGTTCCGTGGCGGCATCCACGTCGACGTAGTCGAATCCCATCGACATGAGCGCGATGATACGCAGCTGCGGGAGGGCCTCGATCATCTCGCGCGTGATCGACGCGTAACCGGGCAGCAGGGCATCGGCATCCCGAGCGCCCGCCACGATCGCCTCGGGGTCGCGGGTGCCGAGAACGCGCACCTCGAAGCCGTTGGCCTCGAGAAGCGCGATGCCGGGCGCCGGGTCGGTGTCGTCGACATCGGTGTAGACGGCGACCGGGCGGCGGGTGGCTGCGTCAGTCATCCGAATCCGCCGCACTCCGGGGATGCGCGCTGCCCTCCCGCACGATGACCTGCGCCATCGCCGTCATCAGCTCGTAGGCGACGTGGGCGGCGGCGATCCCGGTGATCTGGGCGTGGTCGTAGGCGGGCGCCACCTCGACCAGGTCGGCCCCGACGATGTTGAGGTCGGTGAGTCCGCGCAGCAGGCGCAGCAGCTCGCGGCTGGTGAGACCACCCGCCTCCGGGGTGCCCGTGCCGGGCGCATGCGCGGGGTCGAGCACGTCGATGTCGATGGAGATGTACAACGGTCGATCGCCCACCCGCCGGCGGATGCGCTCCAACGCGGCCGGGACGCCGTTCTCCTCGATGTACTCGCTCGACACGATCGCGAACCCGAGCCGCTCGTCGTCCTCGAGGTCCTGCTTGCTGTACAGCGGGCCGCGGGTGCCGACGTGGACAGACGCGGAGCGGTCGAGGAAGCCCTCCTCGGACGCCCGCCGGAACGGGGTTCCGTGCGTGATCGGCTCGTCGAAGTAGGTGTCCCAGGTGTCGAGGTGGGCGTCGAAGTGCAGCACGGCGACGGGTCCGTGCTTCTCGCTGATCGCCTTCAGCAGCGGATACGCGATGGTGTGATCGCCGCCGACCGTGAGGATGCGCTGCACCCGGCTGCCCAGGTCACGCGCCGCATCCGCGATCTGCCGAACGGCTTCGTCGATGTGGAACGGGTTGACGGCGATGTCGCCGGCGTCCGCGATCTGCACGGCCTCCCACGCCGAGAAGTCCTGCGCCGGGTTGTAGGGCCGCAGCAGACGGCTGGAGGCGCGCACGTGCTCCGGACCGAATCTCGCGCCGGGCCGGAAGCTGACGCCCGTGTCGAACGGGATGCCGACCACGGCGAGGTCGACGGCGGGGACGTCCTCGAGGCGGGGCAGGCGGGCGAAGGTGGACAGCCCGGCATAGCGCGGGGTCTTCGACGCGTCGGACGGGCCGATGGGCGGGGTGCTGGGGGTGTTCATGGGTGGTTCCTTACGCGGAGAAGTCCGTCTGGGGCAGGTGGATGAGGTGCAGACCGCCCGCATCGCTCGCGACGGCGACCGCCTCGGCCAGCTCGCCTGCGGATCGGACGCGGTGCCCCGTCCCGCCGAACGCCGCGGCCAGGGCGGCCCAGTCGGGCTGCGCGAGGTCGACCCCGATCGGCGCGATGCCGGCATCCGCCTCGTTCTGCTTGATCTCGGCGTAGCCGCCGTTGTCGACGACGATCACGGTGATGTCGAGCCGCTGCTCGACGACCGTCATGAACTCCTGCAGCGAGAACATCAGCGCGCCGTCGCCGACGACGGCGAACACCGGCCGGTGCGGTGTGGCGATACGTGAGCCGATGGCCGCGGGCAGGCCGTACCCGAGCGTCGCATACGTGGCCATGTAGGGCGTCGAATTCGGGGTGGCGACCCGGAGCCGGTTGAGCAGGCCCCAGTAGCCGATCTGCGACGAGTCCGTGGTCACGATCGCGTCGGCGGGGAGAGCGGCGGCGATGGCGTCGGCGATGGCGGTGTTGACGGGTGACAGGTCGGCGCATTCGGCGGCGACGGCTGCGAGGGTCTCCTCCACGCGGGCGTCGGTCGACGGCTCACCGGCTCCCAGGGCTTCGGCGAGCGCGGCGAGCGCCGCCGCTGCGTCCGCCACGATGCCGATGTCGGCGGGCTGGTTCTTGTCCAGTTGCGACTCCAGCACATCGATGCGGATGACGCGGCCACGCGCCTCCAGCCTCTCGACCCACAGCTCGGCCTCGCCGAGCTTCGAGCCGACGACCAGGAGCACATCCGCATCCCTGGCCCGGTTGCGGGCGGCGGCCAGCCGCAGGTTCGCACCGAGCGACAAGGGGTGGTGCTCGTCGAGCACGCCCTTCGCGTTCAGCGTCGTGATCACCGGTGCGCCCAGGCGTTCGGCCAGGGCGCGCAGTTCGGCGGTCGCACGGCGCGACCCGCCGCCGGCGAGGATGACGGGGTCGCTCGCCGCGGCGAGCAGGCGGGCCGCGTCCGCGATCGCGGCACTGTCGGGCGCGGGGATACCGGCGGGGCGGCGTGGTGCCACGACCTCGGGTGACAGCTCCGTCTCCTCCTCCAGGAGGTCGAGCGGCACCTCGATGTAGACCGGGCGCGGTCGCCCGGTCGCGAACAGCGCGAACGCGTCATGAACGGCCTCGACGGCCTCCTCGTCCGACTGCACGCGGCGCCCCCACTCGACGATGGCGGAGGCGGCGCCCAGCTGGTCCTTGGTCTCGTGCAGAGTGCCCACGTCCGCGAACTCGTGCCCGCGCGCGGGGCCGGGCGCCAGAAGGATCA
Coding sequences within:
- a CDS encoding flagellar biosynthesis protein FlhA, whose translation is MLLVVPVPSWILDMLIIVNIMLALVILLTTMFVKKPLDFSVFPSLLLVATLFRLGLNVASTRLVLGDGFAGQVIQAFGHVAVGGSIIIGAVVFLILVVIQFIVVTKGAERVAEVGARFTLDAMPGKQMAIDADLNAGLITEEQARARRAEVSAEADFYGAMDGASKFVKGDAIAGILIIVINVVGGIAIGMIQRGMQLGDAVNSYTLLTIGDGLVSQIPALLMAVSTGMIVTRSNAESEMGTTASNQLSQSRNALMIAGCAAIVMALIPGMPPIPFVLVGAFLILASQRIKTAQAAAKKAQAAQNAVATATKSETTEDLIEQMRVHALEITLAPDLVDIVSGASDDLLARVRALRRKIALELGVIVPPVRTRDSAELPPSTYVIKIAGVEAGRGQAPSGRVLALGDALDNLPGTPTVEPVFGLPAKWIPSEMRHSAELGGATVIDRVSVLITHLSSIITANAARLLTREDVRLLTEGVKQVNPPAVEELIPALLSLAEVQRVLQGLLAEQVPINDLPRILEALTLRAKVSNDPEGLVEAARAALGPAVVAPHLDEGTLRVIMIDPGLEQSMLEGLRPSEGGTQIVLDPVRLEAVLASVRDTAARLDDSGVSAVLVCAPALRPAIRRLVAGQIAGLAVLSYQEVTAVQAAIETVGVVRGAESIAA
- a CDS encoding EscU/YscU/HrcU family type III secretion system export apparatus switch protein, with product MSDAQERTEQATEKRMKEARSKGRLSKSTDLTAWVGVGAAAVMLPFTLQAGSTAAIEQLFSIRSVIESPDPAKAVAALGDGLGSIMATIGPLLAVGALAVVGAAAVQGGIHFKKLEGKYEQFNVVQGIGRVFGMRALWEGAKTLLKSAVVAIGLFLVVQGLMPVLLTSGSMPLASLLSAASGGTAGLLQAAVGAGLVLAGLDVLVVMRRNRKHTRMSKQEVRDENKNTEGDPLVRSHRRSRQLAMSRNRMIAAIGGSDVVLVNPTHIAVAVKYEPGKSAPRVVAKGAGAIALRIREKAEEERVPIVKDIPLARALHAGCEVGDEIPVELYNAVARVLAFVMSLKQRGSAAGLHTMRPQLQGGMS
- a CDS encoding flagellar biosynthetic protein FliR: MSIPIDLAAIEAIALASLRMVAFLVIAPPFSYNGFPAQVKGMLAIGLAVAVAPRVGAGYRSADTGAFLLDMVRELAVGATLGFLVFVVFAAIQSAGSLIDLFGGFQLAQAFDPQSMINGAQFTRMFQLTALALLFASGGYQLIIGGLIRTFDAVPLAAGLSMADPAKQMVDGLTQMFLAALQIAGPLIVVLFLADVGLGLLTRVAPALNAFSLGFPLKIMLTVVLAAIVFVALPGVVSGLTDTAVKTMLGVGR
- the fliQ gene encoding flagellar biosynthesis protein FliQ, with the translated sequence MNPNAVLDIAMQGLMVTAKLAAPIVVTALVVGFAISLVQSITQIQEVTLSFVPKAAAVAIALIICGQWMIAELVSFTHVLFDKIPQLLGGG
- the fliP gene encoding flagellar type III secretion system pore protein FliP (The bacterial flagellar biogenesis protein FliP forms a type III secretion system (T3SS)-type pore required for flagellar assembly.) is translated as MPRLAVAGVLVALIVAAIVLLSATAAHAVPTPVPTPSGPAGPTGGSGGITLDINGPNGTPSAAILTLLGITVLSVAPALLLMMSSFTKIFVVLAITRNALALPSIPPNQVLAGLSLFLSLFIMSPVLVDINNTAVQPYLAGHIDFTAAAHAAEAPLRGFMAAHTREEDIALMTRAAGRPNPDSVSAVPLLTLIPAFMISELRAAFIIGFVIFVPFLVIDMVVSAALMSMGMMMLPPVMISLPFKILLFVLVDGWGLIITSLITSYGGGGG
- the fliO gene encoding flagellar biosynthetic protein FliO, which encodes METLFVALRVAVVLGVIVALLWFVQRRVTKGRTSARGRRGNAVTVVGRQGIGQKASVVVVDVDGSRFVLGVTERQVSVLHSGDRPQDADVTPLKPVREVEARTGTTDAPASTGTTGTTSSTSTTTTTRQDADFLTAQGRASLFDEALKGSILSPATWRQASSAVRPKK
- a CDS encoding SUMF1/EgtB/PvdO family nonheme iron enzyme, which codes for MASVGGGTVQLHDARRKRRWSVELEPFEIGVFAVTEEQVAELIGEPAPHPRRPATGISWLRAVRICNAASEWEGLDPAYTFDGEDVTWHVDADGYRLPTEAEWEHACRAGSTTPHYGPLAEIAWTSADGLTAPADVGLRLPNLNGLFDTLGNVWEWCWDFLDPGRYRDYRVFRGGGFADDAWNVRASVRRGGPPRTQHEDVGFRLARGGFDAEGAAQGWSAAADAERAGLGGALPPGWTPLR
- a CDS encoding C-terminal binding protein, yielding MTDAATRRPVAVYTDVDDTDPAPGIALLEANGFEVRVLGTRDPEAIVAGARDADALLPGYASITREMIEALPQLRIIALMSMGFDYVDVDAATEHGVWVTNVPGAATEEVATHALALLLASARQLRFYTASATPERWNDRAVPAPPRLSELTLGIVGLGRIGREFARVAGPLFGRVLGYDPMLPDTASTAADLSALGIERASLDEVRRRSHALSLHVPLTPGTERMVDAAFLDDMPPGSLLLNVSRGGLIDNAALVAALDSGRLAGAALDVLDQEPPGPQHPLVGRDDVVLTPHIAYFSRRTEIEYVRIQAQNAVTALATGSPDSPVNRPG
- the speB gene encoding agmatinase produces the protein MNTPSTPPIGPSDASKTPRYAGLSTFARLPRLEDVPAVDLAVVGIPFDTGVSFRPGARFGPEHVRASSRLLRPYNPAQDFSAWEAVQIADAGDIAVNPFHIDEAVRQIADAARDLGSRVQRILTVGGDHTIAYPLLKAISEKHGPVAVLHFDAHLDTWDTYFDEPITHGTPFRRASEEGFLDRSASVHVGTRGPLYSKQDLEDDERLGFAIVSSEYIEENGVPAALERIRRRVGDRPLYISIDIDVLDPAHAPGTGTPEAGGLTSRELLRLLRGLTDLNIVGADLVEVAPAYDHAQITGIAAAHVAYELMTAMAQVIVREGSAHPRSAADSDD
- a CDS encoding thiamine pyrophosphate-dependent enzyme — its product is MSPETTEERETQARRTTGWAVIETLRGYGVDSVFGIPGTHNLEFYRPLTALGVHPVTTRHEQGAGYAADGWSLQTGKPGVVITTSGPGLLNALSAAGTAYCESRPMILLAPGPARGHEFADVGTLHETKDQLGAASAIVEWGRRVQSDEEAVEAVHDAFALFATGRPRPVYIEVPLDLLEEETELSPEVVAPRRPAGIPAPDSAAIADAARLLAAASDPVILAGGGSRRATAELRALAERLGAPVITTLNAKGVLDEHHPLSLGANLRLAAARNRARDADVLLVVGSKLGEAELWVERLEARGRVIRIDVLESQLDKNQPADIGIVADAAAALAALAEALGAGEPSTDARVEETLAAVAAECADLSPVNTAIADAIAAALPADAIVTTDSSQIGYWGLLNRLRVATPNSTPYMATYATLGYGLPAAIGSRIATPHRPVFAVVGDGALMFSLQEFMTVVEQRLDITVIVVDNGGYAEIKQNEADAGIAPIGVDLAQPDWAALAAAFGGTGHRVRSAGELAEAVAVASDAGGLHLIHLPQTDFSA